From a single Capsicum annuum cultivar UCD-10X-F1 chromosome 12, UCD10Xv1.1, whole genome shotgun sequence genomic region:
- the LOC107850427 gene encoding zinc finger protein ZAT5-like has product MEALEEVVGGSSKDLFHIVKGKRTKRLRLQSPNIPFSITSHDSLTACNNGNDNEACNVPSSSNNNNNKTNIEDGSDNRDVVACINNNNIESSSGNGEDIACNNNINNNNNEILSSAASSEAFINTFTEEEEETAKCLVLLSKSADDYHPRNVDFFNHDLRLYPTKFNSKRYIETSTNSIDGTKAGIYVYECKTCNRTFPSFQALGGHRASHKKPKTLHTEYNKKSYFDFSDEDDYQLHSPSTTTTTLYNKNKNMPNSSNNKYYSSSPRIHECSYCGAEFTSGQALGGHMRRHRGGANVNSPLYLSNLSPATSIDHQEFGNNNNNVMKKQRDHELSLDLNLPVQDQEQTQRQLVDCHY; this is encoded by the coding sequence ATGGAGGCTCTTGAAGAAGTGGTAGGTGGTTCCTCTAAGGACCTCTTCCACATCGTTAAGGGCAAAAGAACCAAACGCCTTCGCCTTCAATCTCCAAATATCCCTTTCTCCATcacatcacatgattcattaaccGCATGCAACAATGGAAATGACAACGAAGCATGCAACGTCCctagcagcagcaacaacaacaataataaaaccaATATTGAAGATGGTAGCGATAATAGAGATGTTGTCGCttgcatcaacaacaacaatattgaAAGTAGTAGTGGCAATGGAGAAGACATAGCCtgtaacaacaacatcaacaacaataataatgagATTCTGTCATCAGCCGCCTCGTCTGAGGCATTCATCAACACGTTCACCGAAGAGGAGGAGGAAACCGCCAAGTGTCTCGTCCTCTTGTCCAAAAGTGCTGATGATTATCATCCTCGTAATGTTGATTTTTTTAACCATGATTTAAGGTTGTACCCAACTAAATTCAATAGCAAAAGGTACATCGAGACATCCACCAACTCAATAGATGGTACAAAGGCAGGAATATACGTGTACGAATGCAAGACATGCAACCGTACATTCCCATCTTTCCAAGCATTAGGTGGACACAGAGCAAGTCACAAGAAGCCAAAGACATTACACACCGAATATAACAAGAAATCATATTTCGATTTCTCAGATGAAGATGATTATCAACTACActcaccatcaacaacaacaacaacattgtACAACAAAAACAAGAACATGCCAAATTCTTCCAACAACAAGTACTACTCTTCTTCTCCTAGGATTCATGAATGTTCATATTGTGGTGCTGAATTTACCTCAGGACAAGCTTTAGGTGGTCACATGAGACGTCATCGCGGGGGCGCTAACGTAAATTCACCCTTGTATTTGAGCAATTTAAGTCCAGCAACTTCAATAGATCATCAAGAATTtggtaacaataataataatgttatgaAGAAACAAAGAGATCATGAGTTGTCATTAGACCTTAATCTTCCTGTTCAAGATCAAGAACAAACACAAAGGCAGCTTGTTGATTGTCATTATTGA